The following proteins are co-located in the Streptomyces bottropensis ATCC 25435 genome:
- a CDS encoding GTP-binding protein encodes MVSEHVDETEGDTGALALKILVAGGFGVGKTTLVGAVSEIRPLRTEELLSEAGQSVDDTEGVDQKTTTTVAMDFGRITIRSGLSLYLFGTPGQDRFWFLWDELAQGALGAVVLADTRRLQDCFPAVDYFEHRHIPFVVAVNCFSGARSYAAPDVSRALDLDPGTPVVLCDARDRDSGKEVLIRLVEYAGRMHTARLLDSVG; translated from the coding sequence ATGGTCTCCGAGCACGTGGACGAGACAGAGGGCGACACGGGCGCCCTGGCACTGAAGATCCTCGTCGCCGGTGGATTCGGCGTGGGCAAGACCACCCTGGTCGGCGCGGTCAGCGAGATCAGACCGCTGCGCACCGAGGAACTCCTGAGCGAGGCGGGCCAGTCGGTGGACGACACCGAAGGGGTGGATCAGAAGACCACCACCACCGTCGCCATGGACTTCGGGCGCATCACCATCAGATCGGGACTCTCGCTCTACCTGTTCGGCACACCGGGACAGGACCGGTTCTGGTTCCTGTGGGACGAGCTGGCACAGGGAGCGTTGGGCGCCGTGGTCCTCGCGGACACCCGGCGGCTCCAGGACTGCTTTCCGGCCGTCGACTACTTCGAGCACCGCCACATCCCGTTCGTCGTCGCCGTCAACTGTTTCTCCGGAGCCCGTTCGTACGCCGCCCCCGACGTCTCGCGCGCCCTCGATCTCGACCCGGGCACCCCCGTGGTCCTCTGTGACGCCCGGGACCGTGACTCCGGGAAGGAAGTGCTGATACGGCTCGTCGAGTACGCCGGACGGATGCACACCGCCCGACTGCTCGACTCCGTGGGCTGA
- a CDS encoding class I SAM-dependent methyltransferase, protein MSDDHTHVQEFFTARAAHWDTRFPDDGPAYAAAVADLGLRAGDRVLDAGCGTGRALTPLRDAVGPSGVVLGADLTPAMLEAAARAGRGRDGQLLLADVAALPLRTESLDAVFAAGLVAHLPHPAENLRELARVVRPGGTLALFHPIGRAALAARQGRRITPEDLRAEESLQPLLATAGWRMTSYADEDTRFLALAARVD, encoded by the coding sequence ATGAGTGACGACCACACACATGTCCAGGAGTTCTTCACGGCACGGGCGGCGCACTGGGACACCCGGTTCCCCGACGACGGCCCCGCCTACGCCGCCGCGGTCGCCGACCTCGGCCTGCGCGCGGGCGACCGGGTGCTGGACGCGGGGTGCGGCACGGGCCGGGCCCTGACGCCGTTGCGCGACGCCGTGGGGCCCTCCGGAGTGGTGCTCGGGGCGGATCTGACACCCGCCATGCTGGAGGCCGCCGCACGGGCCGGACGGGGCCGCGACGGGCAGTTGCTGCTCGCCGACGTGGCCGCGCTGCCGCTGCGCACGGAGTCATTGGACGCGGTGTTCGCCGCGGGCCTCGTCGCACACCTTCCGCATCCGGCCGAGAACCTGCGGGAGCTGGCGAGGGTGGTCCGGCCGGGCGGCACGCTCGCGCTCTTCCACCCCATCGGCCGGGCGGCGCTCGCGGCGCGGCAGGGGCGGCGGATCACCCCGGAGGACCTGCGGGCCGAGGAGAGCCTCCAGCCGCTGCTGGCCACCGCGGGCTGGCGCATGACGTCGTACGCCGACGAGGACACCCGATTCCTCGCACTCGCCGCGCGCGTGGACTGA
- a CDS encoding DEAD/DEAH box helicase, with the protein MPTNPVASPSDIDELTRCHAVFIAADPARTGRVSFWRTDGSAPPPVAHGTTGEVTVVLPGGDGVRQVTVPAVSLPVRAALPVLTRGRAATESDRATAFWGAAAVLALQFAARGLLLPGVTASGHDAWRAGPLRAQDVDRVRELAAAMPPEAHAVPVDLGEPLRLPDPERLLREFLDAVMDTLPRSPAAGIAAAGPAFAAREPQYVPEQRAWAADVASGHDSGVRVSLRIEVLGLTSVRADGAGGAEPTFRAVPQVHSVSDPALVADASAVWAATGPFGPRARMDALSALRRAVRAWPPLTPLLSAAVPDVVELADEEVAELLGEGAGLLATAGVDVHWPKELTRGLTARAVIGPPDGDERDGPATAPSATPSYLSSDALLTLDWWFALGDQRLTRQELDQLAEANRPLVRLRDQWVLVDPEKIRHARARRDHKVSPLDALGAALTGSTEVDGRMVDVRPTGWLATLRERLSDPERQVPVRQPSGLAGTLRDYQLRGLDWLARMTSLGLGGCLADDMGLGKTITLIALHLHRQADPASAGPTLVVCPASLMGNWQREIQKFAPGVPVRRFHGSVRGLDGLGDGEFVLTTYGTMRLDASRLADVSWCMVVADEAQHVKNPYSATAKELRTIGARARVALTGTPVENNLSELWAILDWTTPGLLGSLGTFRTRYAQAMEGSRDPVAAERLTRLVRPFLLRRRKSDPGIAPELPPKTETDRTVSLTREQVGLYEALVRETMAEIADADGMARRGLIVKLLTGLKQICNHPAQYLKEERPRIAGRSGKTELLDELLDTILAEGTGVLVFTQYVRMARLLERHLAARGVPTLFLHGGTPVTEREAMVERFQKGEVPVFLLSLKAAGTGLNLTRAEHVVHYDRWWNPAVEAQATDRAYRIGQTRPVQVHRLVTEGTIEDRIAEMLLRKRELADAVLGGDTALTELSDVELADLVELRGDAR; encoded by the coding sequence GTGCCGACGAACCCCGTGGCATCTCCTTCCGACATCGACGAGCTGACCCGCTGCCACGCCGTCTTCATCGCGGCGGACCCCGCCCGTACCGGCCGCGTGTCCTTCTGGCGGACGGACGGCTCGGCGCCGCCCCCGGTGGCCCACGGCACCACCGGGGAGGTGACCGTCGTCCTGCCCGGCGGTGACGGCGTCCGGCAGGTGACGGTGCCCGCCGTGTCGCTCCCGGTACGTGCCGCGCTGCCGGTGCTCACGCGCGGGCGTGCTGCCACGGAGTCCGACCGGGCGACCGCGTTCTGGGGCGCGGCTGCCGTGCTGGCACTGCAGTTCGCCGCGCGCGGGCTGCTGTTGCCCGGTGTGACCGCGAGCGGCCATGACGCCTGGCGGGCCGGTCCGCTGCGCGCGCAGGACGTGGACCGGGTGAGGGAGCTGGCCGCCGCGATGCCGCCCGAGGCACACGCGGTGCCCGTCGACCTCGGCGAGCCGTTGCGGCTGCCCGATCCGGAGCGGCTGCTGCGCGAGTTCCTCGACGCCGTCATGGACACACTGCCCCGCTCCCCGGCCGCCGGCATCGCGGCGGCCGGCCCCGCCTTCGCCGCACGTGAGCCCCAGTACGTCCCCGAGCAACGTGCCTGGGCCGCGGACGTGGCCTCCGGGCACGACTCGGGGGTCCGCGTCTCGCTGCGCATCGAGGTCCTGGGGCTCACCTCGGTCCGCGCCGACGGGGCGGGCGGGGCCGAGCCGACGTTCCGCGCCGTCCCGCAGGTGCACAGCGTGAGCGACCCGGCGCTCGTCGCGGACGCCTCCGCCGTGTGGGCCGCCACCGGGCCCTTCGGCCCCCGCGCGCGGATGGACGCCCTGTCGGCGCTGCGCCGCGCGGTCCGCGCCTGGCCGCCACTCACCCCGTTGCTGTCGGCAGCCGTGCCGGACGTGGTGGAACTCGCCGACGAGGAGGTCGCCGAGCTGCTCGGTGAGGGCGCCGGGCTGCTGGCAACGGCCGGCGTCGACGTGCACTGGCCGAAGGAACTGACGCGCGGGCTGACAGCCCGCGCGGTCATCGGCCCACCGGACGGCGACGAGCGGGACGGCCCCGCGACCGCGCCGTCGGCCACCCCGTCGTACCTGTCCTCCGACGCACTGCTCACCCTCGACTGGTGGTTCGCCCTGGGCGACCAGCGGCTCACCCGGCAGGAGTTGGACCAGCTGGCGGAGGCGAACCGGCCCCTGGTGCGGCTGCGCGACCAGTGGGTCCTGGTGGACCCGGAAAAGATCCGCCACGCGCGTGCGCGGCGGGACCACAAGGTGTCGCCTCTCGACGCGCTCGGCGCCGCTCTGACGGGCTCCACGGAGGTCGACGGCCGGATGGTCGACGTGCGGCCCACGGGGTGGCTGGCGACACTCCGGGAGCGGCTGTCGGACCCCGAGAGGCAGGTGCCGGTCAGGCAGCCGTCCGGGCTGGCCGGGACACTGCGGGACTATCAGCTGCGTGGCCTCGACTGGCTGGCCCGGATGACGTCCCTCGGCCTCGGCGGCTGTCTCGCCGACGACATGGGCCTGGGCAAGACGATCACCCTGATCGCGCTGCATCTGCACCGGCAGGCGGACCCCGCGTCGGCCGGGCCCACTCTCGTCGTCTGTCCGGCCTCGCTCATGGGCAACTGGCAGCGAGAGATCCAGAAGTTCGCGCCGGGCGTCCCCGTGCGCCGCTTCCACGGATCCGTGCGCGGCCTGGACGGGCTCGGCGACGGTGAGTTCGTCCTCACCACCTACGGCACGATGCGACTCGACGCGTCCCGCCTGGCCGACGTGTCCTGGTGCATGGTCGTGGCGGACGAGGCCCAGCACGTGAAGAACCCCTACTCGGCCACGGCGAAGGAACTGCGCACGATCGGGGCACGCGCGCGCGTGGCGCTCACCGGTACGCCGGTGGAGAACAACCTCTCCGAACTGTGGGCGATCCTCGACTGGACCACTCCGGGCCTCCTCGGCTCGCTCGGCACCTTCCGCACCCGGTACGCGCAGGCCATGGAAGGAAGCCGGGATCCTGTCGCGGCCGAGCGGCTCACCCGCCTCGTACGGCCGTTCCTGTTGCGCCGACGCAAGTCGGACCCGGGCATCGCGCCGGAGCTCCCGCCGAAGACCGAGACCGATCGGACCGTGTCGCTCACCAGGGAACAGGTCGGGCTGTACGAGGCGTTGGTCCGCGAGACGATGGCGGAGATCGCCGACGCCGACGGCATGGCGCGCCGCGGACTGATCGTGAAGCTGCTGACCGGGCTGAAGCAGATCTGCAACCATCCGGCCCAGTACCTCAAGGAGGAACGGCCACGCATCGCGGGCAGATCCGGGAAGACGGAGCTGCTGGACGAACTGCTGGACACGATCCTCGCCGAAGGGACGGGCGTCCTGGTGTTCACACAGTACGTCCGGATGGCACGGCTCCTGGAACGTCATCTGGCGGCACGCGGTGTGCCCACGCTGTTCCTGCACGGCGGGACACCGGTCACCGAGCGCGAGGCGATGGTCGAGCGCTTCCAGAAGGGCGAAGTGCCCGTCTTCCTGCTGTCGTTGAAGGCCGCCGGCACGGGGCTGAACCTGACCCGTGCCGAACATGTCGTGCACTACGACCGCTGGTGGAACCCGGCCGTCGAGGCGCAGGCCACGGACCGGGCGTACCGCATCGGCCAGACCCGTCCGGTGCAGGTGCACCGACTGGTCACGGAAGGGACGATCGAGGACCGCATCGCGGAGATGCTCCTGCGCAAGCGGGAGTTGGCCGACGCGGTGCTGGGCGGCGACACGGCACTGACCGAGTTGTCCGACGTCGAACTGGCCGACCTGGTCGAGCTGCGAGGGGACGCACGATGA
- a CDS encoding MHYT domain-containing protein produces the protein MGHLDHATFGWLTPALSYVMASIGAALGLRCTVRALGTTGRSRRNWLVTAASAIGTGIWTMHFVAMLGFGVSGTEIRYDVPLTILSLLVAMIVVCGGVFAVGHSRDRGRALLLGGLATGLGVASMHYLGMAAVRLHGDVTYDPALVALSVGIAVVAATAALWAALNIESPLAVTVASLVMGAAVSSMHYTAMWAVRVEVTPSGAVLPGATAMQFIFPLAVGLGSYLFLTSAFVALSPTAGEREASASAQRPVENAAAH, from the coding sequence ATGGGACACCTGGACCACGCCACCTTCGGCTGGCTTACCCCCGCGCTGTCGTACGTCATGGCCTCCATCGGCGCCGCGCTCGGCCTGCGCTGCACGGTCCGCGCACTCGGCACCACCGGCAGGTCCCGCCGCAACTGGCTCGTCACCGCGGCGTCGGCGATCGGCACCGGTATCTGGACCATGCACTTCGTGGCGATGCTCGGCTTCGGCGTCAGCGGGACCGAGATCCGTTACGACGTGCCGCTGACCATCCTGAGCCTCCTCGTCGCCATGATCGTGGTCTGCGGCGGAGTGTTCGCCGTCGGCCACAGCCGCGACCGGGGCCGGGCCCTCCTCCTGGGCGGGCTCGCCACCGGCCTCGGCGTCGCGAGCATGCACTACCTGGGCATGGCCGCCGTCCGACTGCACGGCGACGTGACCTACGACCCGGCACTGGTCGCGCTCTCCGTCGGGATCGCCGTGGTCGCCGCGACCGCCGCCCTATGGGCGGCGCTCAACATCGAGTCGCCCCTCGCTGTCACCGTCGCGTCCCTGGTCATGGGCGCGGCGGTGAGCAGCATGCACTACACCGCCATGTGGGCGGTGCGGGTGGAGGTCACTCCGTCCGGGGCGGTCCTGCCCGGGGCCACGGCGATGCAGTTCATCTTCCCCCTCGCCGTCGGCCTCGGGTCCTACCTCTTCCTCACCTCGGCGTTCGTCGCGCTGTCGCCCACGGCAGGGGAGCGGGAGGCGTCCGCGTCGGCCCAACGGCCGGTCGAGAACGCCGCCGCCCACTAG
- a CDS encoding roadblock/LC7 domain-containing protein, giving the protein MVRNAGLGWLLDDLTERVEPIRHALVLSNDGLVTAASTGLRREDSEHLAAVTSGLQSLAKGSGRHFGAGDVRQTMIEFDDAVLLVTAAGPGSCLCVLSAAEADIGQIGYEMTLLVNRVGEHLRVDARQPERSAAIDR; this is encoded by the coding sequence ATGGTGCGGAACGCGGGACTCGGTTGGCTGCTGGACGACCTGACCGAGCGCGTCGAACCCATACGGCACGCCTTGGTGCTGTCCAACGACGGACTCGTCACCGCGGCCAGCACCGGCCTGCGCCGCGAGGACTCCGAACACCTCGCCGCGGTCACCTCGGGACTGCAGAGCCTCGCCAAGGGCTCGGGCCGCCACTTCGGCGCCGGTGACGTCCGGCAGACCATGATCGAGTTCGACGACGCGGTGCTCTTGGTCACCGCGGCCGGGCCGGGCAGTTGTCTGTGCGTACTCAGTGCCGCGGAGGCCGACATCGGTCAGATCGGCTACGAGATGACGCTGCTGGTCAACCGTGTCGGCGAACACCTTCGCGTGGACGCCCGCCAGCCCGAACGCTCGGCCGCGATAGACCGCTGA
- a CDS encoding sensor histidine kinase: MRTPRTTPTAGAEPPPRPTVRGRRAHAGPPADERFDPDGTGTPTTGPPPRAGRRHIRPRTVRAKIVCLLMVPVVSLLALWAYATVTTAQDIARIRQSQRVDASVRGPVADAVAALQAERVAAVRHATRPTAQSENELRTTARRTGRALDALRLGDRHTVADGADLPPGVAERLAGFVTGADRLSALRTSVLDRRTGWIETYERYTTTIATAFGVGGALTGVQDAEVGSDARVLLEFSRAAEALAQEDTVLAGARLAGTLDRERLRLFTGAVDTRRTLTEAAGADLRGPERAAWQELSGERAYAELRAVEDEVAARRPGAQALGAAPEGAWKSAHARVRDGMRGIESDAGRETADSAGPFTRALLTPAGAAVLLGLAAVAASLVISVRIGRGLVVELVRLRNDALEIARRKLPHTMRRLRAGEEIDVDTEAPPGPPAQDETGQVAEALGTVHRAALHAAVERAELADGISGVFVNLARRSQILVHRQLSLLDSMERRSDDPDELSDLFRLDHLTTRMRRHAESLIILSGAAPGRAWRLPVSLTNVVRAAVSEIEDYARVEVRQLPEAKIVGAAVADLTHLLAELVENAAQFSPPHTRVRITGEPVGNGYAVEVEDRGLGMGKETLIEANRRIEQSEALDLFDSDRLGLFVVSRLSARHDIKVHLRTSPYGGTTAVVLLPTTLLHDGVPERSPRAAAEARPRPAEREHARVAAAPHQEPVEQAADRRALMAPVASTGPAAAHRGADGPPEPPPGVTALRPHRPAPEPDSSGELPRRVRQAHLAPQLRRQRAGPPTPTTTSLPDDTRTPELVRDRMAAYREGWARGGGRAPGGGVTHNPATGSDSSEGDLA, from the coding sequence ATGCGTACACCCCGCACCACCCCGACAGCCGGCGCCGAGCCGCCGCCCCGGCCCACCGTACGCGGCCGCCGCGCCCACGCCGGACCACCCGCCGACGAGCGCTTCGACCCCGACGGGACCGGCACTCCGACGACCGGACCGCCGCCGCGCGCGGGACGCCGGCACATACGCCCCCGCACCGTCCGGGCCAAGATCGTCTGCCTGCTGATGGTGCCCGTCGTCTCCCTGCTCGCCCTGTGGGCGTACGCCACTGTCACCACCGCCCAGGACATCGCCCGCATCAGACAGTCGCAGCGCGTCGACGCCTCCGTACGCGGCCCCGTCGCCGACGCCGTCGCGGCACTCCAGGCCGAGCGCGTGGCCGCCGTGCGCCACGCCACCAGACCCACCGCGCAGAGCGAGAACGAGCTGCGGACCACGGCGAGACGCACCGGCCGGGCGCTCGACGCACTGCGCCTGGGGGACCGCCACACCGTCGCCGACGGCGCCGACCTGCCGCCAGGAGTCGCCGAACGGCTCGCCGGGTTCGTGACCGGCGCCGACCGGCTGAGCGCGCTGCGCACGTCGGTGCTCGACCGCCGGACCGGCTGGATCGAGACGTACGAGCGTTACACCACGACCATCGCCACCGCCTTCGGCGTGGGCGGCGCGCTCACCGGAGTCCAGGACGCCGAAGTCGGCTCCGACGCGCGCGTGCTGCTGGAGTTCTCCCGCGCCGCGGAGGCACTGGCCCAGGAGGACACGGTTCTGGCCGGCGCCCGCCTGGCCGGAACCCTCGACCGTGAGCGGCTGCGCCTGTTCACCGGCGCCGTCGACACCCGCCGCACCCTGACCGAGGCCGCCGGTGCCGACCTGCGCGGCCCCGAACGGGCCGCCTGGCAGGAACTCTCCGGTGAACGCGCCTACGCCGAACTGCGCGCCGTCGAGGACGAGGTGGCGGCGAGACGCCCCGGAGCCCAGGCGCTCGGCGCCGCTCCCGAAGGGGCCTGGAAGTCCGCCCACGCGCGCGTGCGCGACGGCATGCGCGGCATCGAGTCCGACGCCGGACGCGAAACCGCCGACTCCGCCGGCCCGTTCACCCGCGCCCTGCTCACCCCGGCGGGAGCCGCCGTACTCCTCGGCCTCGCCGCCGTCGCCGCGTCGCTCGTCATCTCCGTACGCATCGGACGCGGCCTGGTCGTCGAGCTGGTCAGGCTGCGCAACGACGCCCTGGAGATCGCCCGCCGCAAACTGCCCCACACCATGCGGAGACTGCGCGCCGGGGAGGAGATCGACGTCGACACCGAGGCCCCGCCCGGACCGCCCGCGCAGGACGAGACCGGTCAGGTCGCCGAAGCCCTCGGCACCGTCCACCGAGCGGCCCTCCACGCCGCCGTCGAGCGCGCCGAACTCGCCGACGGCATCTCCGGCGTCTTCGTCAATCTGGCCCGCCGCAGCCAGATCCTCGTCCACCGTCAACTGAGCCTGCTCGACAGCATGGAACGCCGCTCCGACGACCCCGACGAACTCAGCGACCTCTTCCGCCTCGACCACCTCACCACCCGCATGCGACGCCACGCGGAAAGTTTGATCATTCTCTCCGGAGCCGCTCCGGGGCGCGCCTGGCGTCTGCCCGTCTCGCTGACCAACGTGGTCCGCGCCGCCGTCTCCGAGATCGAGGACTACGCGCGCGTGGAGGTACGGCAGCTTCCCGAAGCGAAGATCGTCGGCGCCGCGGTGGCCGACCTCACCCACCTCCTGGCGGAACTCGTGGAGAACGCCGCCCAGTTCTCACCGCCCCACACGCGCGTGCGGATCACCGGCGAACCGGTCGGCAACGGATACGCCGTCGAGGTCGAGGACCGGGGCCTCGGCATGGGCAAGGAGACCCTGATCGAGGCCAACCGCCGCATCGAACAGTCCGAGGCCCTGGACCTGTTCGACAGTGACCGCCTCGGCCTCTTCGTGGTGAGCCGTCTCTCCGCCCGCCACGACATCAAGGTCCACCTGCGCACCTCGCCCTACGGCGGCACCACCGCGGTGGTCCTCCTCCCCACCACCCTGCTCCACGACGGCGTGCCGGAACGTTCCCCTCGCGCCGCCGCCGAGGCGCGGCCGCGGCCCGCGGAACGCGAGCACGCGCGCGTGGCCGCCGCCCCGCACCAGGAACCCGTCGAACAGGCCGCGGACCGGCGCGCCCTCATGGCCCCCGTCGCCTCCACCGGGCCGGCCGCGGCTCACCGCGGTGCGGACGGCCCGCCCGAGCCGCCGCCCGGCGTCACCGCCCTGCGGCCCCACCGCCCCGCACCGGAACCGGACAGTTCCGGCGAACTGCCGCGCCGTGTGCGTCAGGCGCACCTCGCGCCCCAACTCCGTCGACAGCGCGCCGGGCCACCCACTCCGACGACGACCTCCCTGCCGGACGACACACGCACGCCGGAGCTCGTACGGGACCGCATGGCGGCCTACCGCGAGGGCTGGGCGCGAGGCGGCGGCAGAGCACCCGGCGGGGGCGTCACCCACAACCCCGCGACGGGCAGCGACAGCAGCGAAGGAGACCTCGCATGA
- the xylA gene encoding xylose isomerase has protein sequence MNYQPTPDDRFTFGLWTVGWQGRDPFGDATRRALDPVETVRRLAELGAHGVTFHDDDLIPFGSSDTEREEHIKRFRAALDTTGMTVPMATTNLFTHPVFKDGAFTANDRDVRRYALRKTIRNIDLAVELGAEIYVAWGGREGAESGAAKDVRDALDRMKEAFDLLGEYVVSQGYDLKFAIEPKPNEPRGDILLPTVGHALAFIERLERPELYGVNPEVGHEQMAGLNFPHGIAQALWAGKLFHIDLNGQSGIKYDQDLRFGAGDLRSAFWLVDLLESAGYAGPKHFDFKPPRTEDFDGVWASAAGCMRNYLILKERAAAFRADPAVQEALRTARLDQLAQPTAADGLQALLGDRTAFEEFDAEAVAARGMAFEQLDQLAMDHLLGARG, from the coding sequence ATGAACTACCAGCCCACCCCCGACGACAGGTTCACCTTCGGCCTGTGGACCGTCGGCTGGCAGGGACGGGACCCGTTCGGCGACGCCACCCGGCGCGCCCTCGACCCGGTCGAGACGGTGCGGCGCCTGGCCGAGCTCGGCGCCCACGGTGTGACCTTCCATGACGACGACCTGATCCCCTTCGGGTCCTCGGACACCGAGCGCGAGGAGCACATCAAGCGCTTCCGCGCGGCCCTGGACACCACCGGCATGACCGTGCCGATGGCGACCACCAACCTCTTCACGCACCCGGTCTTCAAGGACGGCGCGTTCACCGCCAACGACCGCGACGTCCGCCGGTACGCCCTGCGCAAGACCATCCGCAACATCGACCTGGCGGTCGAACTGGGTGCCGAGATCTACGTCGCCTGGGGCGGCCGAGAGGGTGCCGAGTCCGGCGCCGCCAAGGACGTCCGGGACGCGCTCGACCGCATGAAGGAGGCCTTCGACCTCCTCGGCGAGTACGTGGTCTCCCAGGGCTACGACCTGAAGTTCGCGATCGAGCCCAAGCCGAACGAGCCGCGCGGCGACATCCTGCTCCCCACGGTCGGCCACGCCCTCGCGTTCATCGAGCGCCTGGAGCGCCCGGAGCTGTACGGCGTGAACCCCGAGGTCGGTCACGAGCAGATGGCCGGGCTGAACTTCCCGCACGGCATCGCCCAGGCCCTCTGGGCGGGCAAGCTCTTCCACATCGACCTCAACGGCCAGTCCGGCATTAAGTACGACCAGGACCTCCGCTTCGGCGCGGGCGACCTGCGCTCCGCCTTCTGGCTGGTCGATCTGCTGGAGAGCGCCGGATACGCGGGCCCCAAGCACTTCGACTTCAAGCCGCCGCGTACCGAGGACTTCGACGGCGTGTGGGCGTCGGCGGCCGGCTGCATGCGCAACTACCTGATCCTCAAGGAGCGTGCGGCGGCCTTCCGCGCGGACCCGGCGGTCCAGGAGGCCCTGCGCACCGCACGCCTGGACCAGCTCGCCCAGCCCACGGCCGCCGACGGTCTGCAGGCCCTGCTCGGGGACCGTACGGCCTTCGAGGAGTTCGACGCCGAGGCCGTCGCCGCGCGCGGTATGGCTTTCGAGCAGCTCGACCAGCTGGCCATGGACCACCTGCTGGGCGCGCGCGGCTGA
- a CDS encoding roadblock/LC7 domain-containing protein: MIHDPSTRATERSGELDWLLDDLVLRVHEVRHAVILSNDGLAVGASGDLTREDAEHLAAVASGFHSLAKGTGRHFGAGGVRQTMVEMDDGFLFVAAAGDGSCLAVLTSVTADIGLVGYEMARLVKRVGEHLRTPTRAGARPPAAG, translated from the coding sequence ATGATCCACGACCCGAGCACCAGGGCCACCGAGCGGTCCGGTGAACTCGACTGGCTGCTGGACGACCTGGTTCTGCGCGTGCACGAGGTACGGCACGCCGTGATCCTGTCCAACGACGGGCTCGCCGTCGGCGCCTCCGGCGACCTCACCCGCGAGGACGCTGAACACCTCGCCGCCGTCGCCTCCGGCTTCCACAGCCTCGCCAAGGGCACGGGCCGCCACTTCGGCGCCGGTGGCGTACGCCAGACCATGGTGGAGATGGACGACGGCTTCCTCTTCGTGGCGGCCGCCGGCGACGGTTCCTGTCTCGCCGTCCTCACCTCGGTCACCGCCGACATCGGGCTGGTGGGCTACGAGATGGCGCGGCTGGTGAAACGCGTCGGAGAGCACCTCCGCACACCGACCCGCGCCGGCGCCCGCCCGCCCGCGGCCGGATGA
- a CDS encoding DUF742 domain-containing protein: MTEGSTDASRELSGSRWFDNEAGPLVRPYAMTGGRTKSGPSGSRFDLIALVTLDVDAPGADDDLLGPEHRALVELCRTETQSVAELAADTDLPVGVVRVLLGDLLELRRVTVSRPVPPAQLPDERILREVIEGLKAL; this comes from the coding sequence ATGACCGAGGGCAGCACAGACGCTTCGCGGGAGCTGTCGGGCAGCCGGTGGTTCGACAACGAGGCAGGGCCGCTCGTCCGCCCCTACGCCATGACGGGCGGCCGCACCAAGTCCGGCCCGAGCGGGTCCCGTTTCGACCTCATCGCGCTGGTCACGCTCGACGTGGACGCACCCGGAGCCGACGACGACCTGCTCGGCCCCGAGCACCGCGCACTCGTCGAACTGTGCCGTACCGAGACCCAGTCGGTCGCCGAACTCGCCGCGGACACCGACCTGCCCGTCGGTGTGGTGCGGGTCCTCCTCGGCGACCTCCTGGAGCTGCGCAGGGTCACCGTCAGCCGTCCCGTACCCCCCGCGCAGCTTCCGGACGAGCGGATCCTGCGCGAGGTGATCGAAGGGCTCAAGGCGCTGTAG